The following are encoded in a window of Mycoplasmopsis verecunda genomic DNA:
- the rnc gene encoding ribonuclease III, translated as MQFKKTTNLNDFLKEHNIEPKSLEPYILATTHPSYNRKEFDNYERLEFLGDAVLQFLSSIFMYKAYPNLTQGPLTRLRSQAVGTDYLSHISKEIGLVDILRTGPGKMRDAVTASPKVQADIFESMVGAIYIDQGLQKTADFVYRYIKEQIIKLHDGDNKDPKGILQEYFQSMSKESITYNTIQLTQVDENNPHPLFQAQAIHDNVIYGVGTGNSKKEAETNAALDALNKLKDDII; from the coding sequence ATGCAGTTCAAGAAGACAACTAATTTAAATGATTTCTTAAAGGAACATAATATAGAACCTAAATCATTGGAACCTTATATTCTTGCTACAACACATCCAAGTTACAACCGTAAAGAGTTTGATAATTACGAAAGATTAGAGTTTCTAGGTGATGCTGTGTTGCAATTTCTTAGTTCAATTTTTATGTATAAAGCATATCCTAATTTAACTCAAGGTCCTTTAACTAGATTAAGATCGCAAGCAGTTGGAACTGATTACTTATCTCATATTTCTAAAGAAATTGGTCTAGTTGATATTTTAAGAACAGGACCTGGAAAAATGAGAGATGCAGTTACGGCTAGTCCAAAAGTTCAAGCTGATATTTTTGAATCAATGGTGGGAGCTATTTACATTGATCAAGGATTACAAAAAACAGCTGACTTTGTCTATCGTTATATAAAAGAACAGATTATTAAGCTACATGATGGAGATAATAAGGATCCAAAAGGTATCTTGCAAGAATATTTCCAAAGTATGTCAAAAGAAAGTATTACATACAATACTATTCAACTTACACAAGTTGATGAAAACAATCCTCATCCACTATTTCAAGCTCAAGCAATACACGATAATGTTATTTATGGTGTAGGAACTGGAAATAGTAAAAAAGAAGCAGAAACCAATGCTGCTCTTGATGCTTTAAACAAATTAAAGGATGATATTATATAA